Proteins found in one Moritella sp. Urea-trap-13 genomic segment:
- a CDS encoding cellulose synthase operon protein YhjQ/BcsQ encodes MNILPETFIEIEQIYQLMMNENIKSLAINCAQGGEGTTELVLALARRHKAAGSRVLIVDLNTFKPAITNEYVQEKQSWSLDDTDLQTACITEFSAMIDILPAPQGEQDQNITFRDEKKINNAIEFWLQHYNFIIFDTCAITRTNFSNIPGEVIARGCDASLLVVAPGVSLESRVLKTLEMLRHNNVRLLGTVINDVKCPPLDMQLRNSVRRRLKRFPILKQWLLNRISNIELLKGKIGR; translated from the coding sequence ATGAATATATTACCGGAAACATTTATAGAAATAGAACAAATCTATCAGCTAATGATGAATGAGAATATTAAGTCGTTAGCGATAAATTGCGCCCAAGGAGGCGAGGGTACTACGGAATTGGTTTTAGCGCTTGCTCGGCGTCATAAAGCGGCTGGAAGTAGAGTCCTAATTGTAGATCTCAATACATTCAAACCTGCAATTACCAATGAATATGTTCAGGAAAAACAGTCATGGTCCCTTGATGATACTGATTTACAAACAGCCTGCATCACGGAGTTTTCTGCAATGATTGACATTTTACCTGCTCCACAAGGTGAGCAAGATCAAAATATTACCTTTCGAGACGAAAAGAAGATCAATAATGCGATCGAATTTTGGCTACAACACTATAATTTTATTATATTTGATACATGTGCAATTACTCGAACAAATTTTTCAAATATACCCGGTGAAGTTATAGCGCGGGGTTGTGATGCTAGTTTACTTGTTGTCGCACCGGGGGTTTCACTAGAGAGTCGGGTTTTAAAGACGCTCGAGATGCTGAGGCATAATAATGTGAGATTACTTGGAACCGTAATCAATGATGTTAAGTGCCCGCCGCTCGATATGCAGCTTAGAAATTCAGTGCGCAGGCGACTAAAACGCTTTCCAATACTGAAACAATGGTTACTTAATCGGATCTCTAATATTGAACTATTAAAAGGGAAAATTGGCCGCTGA